One segment of Zhihengliuella halotolerans DNA contains the following:
- a CDS encoding O-acetylhomoserine aminocarboxypropyltransferase/cysteine synthase family protein, whose translation MSSTANIHSGYTPQGPHYPVSVPVLQTTAYEFPSYADAQQMFAQTKPGFTYTRTGNPTVAVLEARVAELEGGVAAVATSSGQSAVALALLALLGRGDAERAGGADHDGAGRQIVAAHQLYGGTMDLLTDTFADFGYQVDFVDHQDLDAWRAAVTPQTRAVLLESITNPLAELPDLPAIAQIAHAAGVPVVVDNTLATPALYRPIEHGADVVVHSATKFLGGHGSTLAGVLVDAGTFDFAADPAKWQQLAGDKERYAAGASAGATLVERYGKCAFAALVRTKYLHDLGPALSPSASAEILRGVETLELRVARHRQNARAVAAHLAQHPAVSRVHHPSVLIDHDPEAITSRVLARDFPAGAGSVFAFDLAADVDEDPGAVERFIDALGVFKLVANLGDTRSLVSHPAAMTHCRMTRAQRAAAGIAETTIRVSIGLEEPEDLIEDLNQALLTVSDASAGLTITEGGVAR comes from the coding sequence ATGAGTTCAACAGCCAACATCCACTCCGGCTACACGCCGCAGGGTCCGCACTACCCGGTGTCCGTCCCGGTCCTGCAGACCACCGCCTACGAGTTCCCGTCCTACGCGGACGCGCAGCAGATGTTCGCCCAGACCAAGCCGGGCTTCACCTACACGCGCACCGGCAACCCGACGGTCGCGGTGCTGGAGGCGCGCGTCGCCGAGCTGGAGGGCGGCGTCGCCGCCGTCGCGACCTCGAGCGGCCAGTCCGCCGTCGCGCTCGCCCTGCTCGCCCTGCTCGGGCGCGGCGACGCCGAACGCGCAGGGGGAGCGGACCACGACGGCGCCGGCCGCCAGATCGTCGCGGCCCACCAGCTGTACGGGGGCACCATGGACCTGCTCACGGACACGTTCGCCGACTTCGGCTACCAGGTGGACTTCGTCGACCACCAGGATCTCGACGCGTGGCGCGCGGCCGTGACGCCGCAGACGAGGGCCGTGCTGCTCGAGTCGATCACCAACCCGCTCGCCGAACTCCCGGACCTGCCCGCGATCGCTCAGATCGCGCACGCCGCCGGGGTGCCCGTCGTCGTCGACAACACGCTGGCGACGCCGGCGCTGTACCGGCCGATCGAGCACGGCGCCGACGTCGTGGTGCACTCCGCCACGAAGTTCCTCGGCGGCCACGGCAGCACGCTGGCCGGGGTCCTCGTCGACGCCGGCACGTTCGACTTCGCCGCCGACCCCGCCAAGTGGCAGCAGCTCGCCGGGGACAAGGAGCGCTACGCCGCCGGCGCCAGCGCAGGCGCCACTCTCGTGGAGCGCTACGGTAAGTGCGCCTTCGCCGCCCTCGTGCGGACCAAGTACCTGCACGACCTGGGCCCGGCCCTCTCGCCGAGCGCCTCCGCCGAGATCCTGCGCGGGGTCGAGACGCTCGAGCTGCGTGTCGCGCGGCACAGGCAGAACGCACGAGCCGTCGCCGCGCACCTTGCGCAGCACCCGGCCGTTTCGCGGGTCCACCACCCGTCCGTCCTGATCGATCATGACCCGGAGGCCATCACCTCGCGCGTGCTCGCCCGGGACTTCCCGGCCGGCGCCGGTTCGGTCTTCGCCTTCGACCTGGCCGCGGACGTGGACGAGGATCCGGGCGCGGTTGAGCGCTTCATCGACGCGCTCGGGGTGTTCAAGCTGGTCGCCAACCTCGGCGACACCCGGTCGCTCGTCTCGCATCCCGCGGCGATGACGCACTGCCGGATGACCCGCGCGCAGCGGGCCGCGGCGGGGATCGCCGAGACGACGATCCGCGTCTCGATCGGCCTCGAGGAGCCGGAGGACCTGATCGAAGACCTGAACCAGGCCCTGCTGACCGTCAGCGACGCGTCGGCCGGGCTGACCATCACGGAAGGAGGCGTGGCCCGATGA
- the metE gene encoding 5-methyltetrahydropteroyltriglutamate--homocysteine S-methyltransferase — protein sequence MSTTDFPNATILGYPRIGPNRELKKAVESYWKGASTYAELNAAAEALQDRTIDRLVELGLSASDSSIPADFALYDQVLDTTAALGALPTRFADLAGTDGEVDTDAYFTLARGDKERQPLEMTKWFDTNYHYLVPEIGPTTTFRALADRLAGIVQRQSARGNTLRPVLVGPVTYLLLSKPEEGAPEGFDPLDRLDDAVAAYRGILAQLAAAGAEWVQFDEPGLVTERGSALVPLAEKAYAALAGDKEYDGVARPSLLVTTGYGTAGDIAAPGSGLAALAAAGVEAVHADLIRGEVPAAEQLAALGETRFVAGVVDGRNIWRNDLAASLRTLVSLEASVPGTISVATTTSLQHVPHDVALEQNLPEHLPGWLAFADQKVAEVLTLSKGLSAGSAAVEAEIAASDAAIEHRASFAGTRVESVRQRQAALTEQDFTRAPSAVRDEAQKARLGLPDLPTTTIGSFPQTGEVRKARAEFRAGKITADQYDEFLKAEIARVVELQEGLGLDVLVHGEPERNDMVQYFAENFDGFSETVNGWVQSYGSRCTRPSILWGDVTRPEAFTVPWTSYAQSLTAKPMKGMLTGPVTILAWSFVRNDQPLGETADQVALALRDEIADLEEAGTAIIQVDEPALRELLPLRAADQPAYLKWSVESFRLATSGVRTDTQIHTHLCYSEFGEVIAGIDGLAADVTSIEAARSKMEVAADLAEFGFGRGVGPGVYDIHSPRVPSVEEVESLIQTAVASVPVPQLWINPDCGLKTRAYEETVESLRNVVTATESARAALLADVTA from the coding sequence ATGAGCACGACTGATTTCCCGAACGCCACCATTCTCGGTTACCCGCGCATCGGCCCGAACCGCGAACTGAAGAAGGCCGTCGAGTCCTACTGGAAGGGCGCCAGCACCTACGCCGAGCTCAACGCCGCGGCGGAGGCCCTGCAGGACCGCACGATCGACCGCCTCGTCGAGCTGGGCCTCTCGGCCTCGGACTCCTCGATCCCGGCCGACTTCGCCCTCTACGACCAGGTGCTCGACACCACGGCCGCCCTCGGCGCGCTGCCGACGCGCTTCGCCGACCTGGCCGGCACCGACGGCGAGGTCGACACCGACGCCTACTTCACGCTGGCCCGCGGCGACAAGGAGCGCCAGCCGCTCGAGATGACCAAGTGGTTCGACACCAACTACCACTACCTGGTCCCGGAGATCGGCCCGACCACCACGTTCCGCGCCCTCGCCGACCGCCTCGCCGGCATCGTCCAGCGCCAGTCGGCCCGCGGCAACACGCTGCGCCCGGTTCTCGTCGGCCCCGTGACCTACCTGCTGCTGTCCAAGCCGGAGGAGGGGGCGCCGGAGGGCTTCGACCCGCTCGACCGCCTGGACGACGCCGTCGCCGCCTACCGCGGCATCCTCGCGCAGCTGGCCGCCGCCGGCGCCGAGTGGGTCCAGTTCGACGAGCCGGGCCTCGTCACCGAGCGCGGCAGCGCGCTCGTCCCGCTGGCAGAGAAGGCTTACGCCGCCCTCGCCGGCGACAAGGAGTACGACGGCGTCGCACGCCCGTCGCTGCTCGTCACCACGGGCTACGGCACCGCCGGCGACATCGCGGCTCCGGGCTCCGGTCTGGCCGCGCTGGCCGCGGCCGGCGTCGAGGCCGTGCACGCCGACCTGATCCGCGGCGAGGTCCCGGCCGCCGAGCAGCTGGCCGCCCTCGGCGAGACCCGCTTCGTCGCCGGCGTCGTGGACGGCCGCAACATCTGGCGCAACGACCTCGCCGCCTCGCTGCGCACCCTCGTGTCCCTCGAGGCGTCCGTGCCGGGGACCATCTCCGTGGCCACGACCACCTCGCTGCAGCACGTCCCGCACGACGTGGCGCTCGAGCAGAACCTGCCGGAGCACCTGCCGGGCTGGCTCGCTTTCGCCGACCAGAAGGTCGCCGAGGTCCTCACCTTGTCGAAGGGCCTGTCCGCAGGCTCGGCCGCCGTCGAGGCCGAGATCGCCGCCTCCGACGCCGCGATCGAGCACCGCGCCTCGTTCGCCGGCACCCGCGTGGAGTCGGTCCGGCAGCGCCAGGCCGCCCTGACCGAACAGGACTTCACCCGCGCCCCGTCCGCGGTGCGCGACGAGGCCCAGAAGGCGCGCCTGGGCCTGCCGGACCTGCCGACCACGACGATCGGTTCCTTCCCGCAGACCGGTGAGGTCCGCAAGGCCCGAGCCGAGTTCCGCGCCGGCAAGATCACCGCGGACCAGTACGACGAGTTCCTCAAGGCCGAGATCGCCCGCGTGGTCGAACTCCAGGAAGGGCTGGGACTCGACGTGCTCGTGCACGGCGAGCCCGAGCGCAACGACATGGTCCAGTACTTCGCCGAGAACTTCGACGGCTTCTCCGAGACCGTCAACGGCTGGGTCCAGTCCTACGGTTCGCGCTGTACTCGCCCGTCGATCCTCTGGGGCGACGTGACCCGCCCGGAGGCCTTCACGGTGCCGTGGACCAGCTACGCGCAGTCCCTGACCGCGAAGCCGATGAAGGGCATGCTCACGGGCCCGGTGACGATCCTCGCGTGGTCGTTCGTCCGCAACGACCAGCCGCTCGGCGAAACCGCCGACCAGGTGGCTCTGGCCCTGCGCGACGAGATCGCCGACCTGGAGGAGGCCGGCACGGCCATCATCCAGGTGGACGAGCCGGCACTGCGCGAGCTGCTGCCGCTGCGCGCCGCCGATCAGCCGGCGTACCTGAAGTGGTCGGTCGAGTCCTTCCGTCTCGCCACCTCGGGTGTGCGGACCGACACGCAGATCCACACGCACCTGTGCTACTCGGAGTTCGGCGAGGTCATCGCCGGCATCGACGGCCTAGCCGCGGACGTGACGAGCATCGAGGCCGCCCGCTCCAAGATGGAGGTCGCGGCAGACCTCGCCGAGTTCGGCTTCGGTCGCGGCGTTGGCCCGGGCGTCTACGACATCCACTCGCCGCGCGTGCCGTCCGTCGAGGAGGTCGAGTCCCTGATTCAGACCGCCGTGGCCAGCGTCCCGGTCCCGCAGCTCTGGATCAACCCGGACTGCGGTCTGAAGACCCGCGCGTACGAGGAGACCGTCGAGTCGCTGCGCAACGTCGTCACCGCCACCGAATCGGCCCGCGCTGCGCTGCTGGCCGACGTCACGGCCTAA
- a CDS encoding methylenetetrahydrofolate reductase: MTEHAATAPALSYELYPPRNEQAKSTIVDVIAELEASAPDYVSVTYNGTPERRRASVELIGHLIEHTRLRPLAHLTCVGETRESLDRLVNHLVALGVRGVLALRGDKPEGDDPSSHGELPFARYLVELIRDVENRRSASLAAGRLAIGVAAYPKRHPESPSFRHDIEVLLAKERAGANFAITQIYFDRTDYANLVRQARAAGVTIPIVPGIMPVNNERRLLRLCELSGLAPDEELRSRLAGASTDAERHRIGVGHAAELAQAAFDDGAPGLHLYTFNDARSPLDVVDALQLTGAGTADAREGAEYGDANALQAAAHLAHA; the protein is encoded by the coding sequence ATGACAGAACACGCGGCGACAGCGCCAGCGTTGTCCTACGAGCTCTATCCGCCGCGCAACGAGCAGGCCAAGTCGACGATCGTCGACGTCATCGCGGAGCTCGAGGCCAGCGCCCCGGACTACGTGTCCGTGACCTACAACGGGACCCCGGAACGCCGGCGGGCCTCTGTCGAACTGATCGGTCACCTGATCGAGCACACCCGCCTGCGCCCGCTGGCCCACCTGACGTGCGTCGGGGAGACCCGCGAATCGCTCGACCGCCTCGTCAACCACCTCGTGGCGCTGGGTGTCCGCGGTGTCCTGGCGCTGCGCGGCGACAAGCCCGAAGGCGATGATCCGAGCTCGCACGGCGAGTTGCCCTTCGCCCGATACCTCGTGGAACTGATCCGCGATGTCGAGAACCGCCGCTCCGCCTCGCTGGCCGCCGGACGACTCGCGATCGGCGTGGCCGCCTACCCGAAGCGCCACCCGGAATCGCCGTCGTTCCGTCACGACATCGAGGTGCTGCTCGCCAAGGAGCGGGCCGGCGCCAACTTCGCCATCACCCAGATCTACTTCGACCGGACCGACTACGCGAACCTGGTCCGCCAGGCCCGCGCGGCCGGCGTCACGATTCCGATCGTCCCGGGCATCATGCCGGTGAATAACGAGCGCCGACTGCTGCGGCTGTGCGAACTCTCGGGCCTGGCCCCCGACGAGGAGCTGCGCTCACGGCTCGCCGGCGCCTCCACTGACGCCGAGCGTCACCGCATCGGCGTCGGGCACGCGGCAGAGCTGGCGCAGGCCGCGTTCGACGACGGCGCCCCCGGACTGCACCTGTACACGTTCAACGACGCCCGCAGCCCGCTCGACGTCGTCGACGCCCTGCAGCTGACCGGTGCCGGCACGGCCGACGCCCGCGAAGGCGCCGAGTACGGCGACGCCAACGCCCTCCAGGCCGCGGCCCACCTCGCGCACGCCTGA
- a CDS encoding helicase HerA-like domain-containing protein: MAQKSPAERAATIAAGYAFDGSSLDLGAALVDGEVFPDARVGLPLQMMNRHGLVAGATGTGKTITLQVMAEQLSEAGVPTFLADIKGDLTGLSTAGTGSPKLLERTASVGMDWEPRTYPVDYLCLGGDGTGVPVRATLSSFGPLLLARVLGLNETQESSLLLVFHYADKKDLELDDLKDLRAVITHLTSDAGKADLAELGGLNKATAGVILRNLVTLETQGGDRFFGAPEFDSAELLRTADDGRGVISCLELPTLLQQPLLFSTFLMWLLADLFEELPEVGDADKPKLVFFLDEAHLLFKDASKAFMDSITTTVRLIRSKGVGVFFVTQTPQDVPAEVLGQLANRVQHALRAFTPADAKALRATASTFPLSDYDLEEAITAAGTGEAIITVMNEKGAPTPVAWTRMFSPRSHMGASAADVVDEVVAASPLLEAYGTAEDRESAFEKLAADKARAGAPERPDDSRRRPESTGRAASRPAPRGTGSRPASRTNSQENPMVDAAVKVAGILGKEIVRGLFGTRRRRR; the protein is encoded by the coding sequence ATGGCACAGAAGTCACCCGCTGAACGCGCAGCAACGATCGCCGCCGGATACGCCTTCGACGGCAGCTCACTGGATCTGGGGGCGGCACTCGTCGACGGCGAGGTCTTCCCGGACGCCCGAGTGGGGCTCCCGCTGCAGATGATGAACCGTCACGGACTCGTGGCCGGCGCGACGGGAACGGGCAAGACCATCACCCTGCAGGTCATGGCCGAGCAGCTCTCCGAGGCCGGAGTGCCCACGTTCCTCGCCGACATCAAGGGTGATCTCACCGGCCTCTCCACTGCGGGAACCGGCTCACCCAAGCTGCTCGAACGCACGGCTTCGGTCGGCATGGACTGGGAACCGCGGACCTACCCCGTCGACTACCTCTGCCTGGGCGGCGACGGGACCGGCGTTCCGGTCCGCGCGACCCTCTCCTCGTTCGGACCGCTCCTGCTCGCGCGCGTGCTCGGCCTGAACGAAACGCAGGAGTCCTCGCTCCTGCTCGTCTTCCACTACGCGGACAAGAAAGACCTCGAGCTCGACGACCTCAAGGATCTGCGTGCCGTCATCACGCACCTGACAAGCGATGCAGGCAAAGCAGACCTCGCCGAACTCGGCGGGCTGAACAAGGCCACAGCGGGTGTGATCCTGCGCAACCTCGTCACCCTCGAGACGCAGGGCGGGGACCGCTTCTTCGGTGCCCCCGAGTTCGACTCGGCCGAATTGCTGCGCACTGCCGACGACGGTCGCGGCGTGATCTCGTGCCTGGAACTGCCGACCCTGCTGCAGCAGCCGCTGCTCTTCTCCACGTTCCTGATGTGGCTGCTCGCGGACCTCTTCGAGGAACTGCCCGAGGTCGGCGATGCCGACAAACCCAAGCTGGTCTTCTTCCTCGACGAAGCCCACCTGCTGTTCAAGGACGCCTCGAAGGCGTTCATGGACTCCATCACGACGACGGTGCGGCTGATCCGTTCCAAGGGCGTCGGGGTCTTCTTCGTCACCCAGACCCCGCAGGACGTGCCGGCCGAGGTGCTGGGCCAGCTTGCCAATCGCGTCCAGCACGCGCTGCGCGCGTTCACCCCCGCCGACGCGAAGGCCCTGCGGGCCACCGCCTCCACGTTCCCGCTCTCCGACTACGACCTCGAGGAGGCCATCACGGCCGCCGGCACCGGCGAGGCGATCATCACGGTCATGAACGAGAAGGGGGCCCCGACCCCGGTCGCGTGGACGCGCATGTTCTCCCCCCGATCGCACATGGGCGCCTCGGCGGCCGACGTCGTCGACGAGGTCGTGGCGGCTTCGCCGCTGCTCGAGGCCTACGGGACCGCCGAGGACCGGGAATCGGCCTTCGAGAAACTCGCCGCAGACAAGGCCCGGGCGGGCGCCCCCGAGCGCCCCGACGACAGCCGTCGTCGTCCGGAGTCGACCGGCCGGGCCGCCTCCCGGCCGGCTCCGCGGGGCACCGGCTCGCGCCCGGCCTCGCGCACGAACAGCCAGGAGAATCCGATGGTCGACGCCGCGGTGAAGGTCGCCGGGATCCTCGGCAAAGAGATCGTGCGCGGGCTCTTCGGCACCCGTCGCCGCCGCCGCTGA
- a CDS encoding MFS transporter codes for MFRALKSPNYRLWVAGALVSNIGTWMQRVAQDWLVLTELTDNSGTAVGITTGLQFLPILFLGAWAGLVADRYDKRRLLLLTQTVMGLTALALGLLVFLGVAQLWHVYVIALVLGVASAFDAPARQAFVSEVVAKPDIPNAVALNSASFNVARLAGPGLAGLLIAWVGTAPAFMINAASFVAVLIGIWRMDVSALNRSAPVPRGKRQIREGLAYVRGRPDLVVILVMAFLVGTFGFNFQITNAMMATTVFNRGPTEYGVLGSLVAVGTLAAAILAAARGRFRMRYLIGGAIGFGVAGLAASLMPSFWWYAALLVLVGLTAVTFLNSCNTSIQLSVQPRFRGRVLALYMAVVQGGTPIGAPLVGWIGDVLGPRWAVGLGAGIALVAGLWALYLVLRGRFEIRDDNPPTGALPVTKTD; via the coding sequence ATGTTCAGAGCTTTGAAGAGCCCGAACTACCGCCTGTGGGTGGCCGGGGCGCTGGTCTCCAATATCGGCACGTGGATGCAGCGGGTCGCCCAGGACTGGCTGGTGCTCACCGAGCTCACGGACAACAGCGGCACGGCCGTCGGGATCACGACCGGCCTGCAGTTCCTGCCCATCCTGTTCCTCGGCGCATGGGCGGGGCTCGTGGCCGACCGCTACGACAAGCGCCGCCTCCTGCTGCTGACGCAGACCGTCATGGGCCTGACCGCACTCGCACTCGGCCTGCTCGTGTTCCTCGGTGTCGCTCAGCTGTGGCACGTCTACGTGATCGCCCTCGTCCTGGGCGTCGCGAGCGCCTTCGACGCACCGGCCAGGCAGGCGTTCGTTTCGGAGGTCGTGGCCAAGCCGGACATCCCCAACGCCGTGGCGCTCAACAGCGCCTCCTTCAACGTCGCCCGCCTGGCCGGCCCCGGCCTCGCGGGCCTGCTCATCGCCTGGGTCGGCACTGCGCCGGCGTTCATGATCAACGCGGCGAGTTTCGTGGCGGTGCTGATCGGCATCTGGCGGATGGACGTCTCAGCCCTGAACCGCAGCGCCCCGGTGCCCCGCGGGAAGCGGCAGATCCGGGAGGGGCTCGCCTACGTCAGGGGGCGCCCGGACCTTGTGGTCATCCTGGTCATGGCGTTCCTCGTGGGCACGTTCGGTTTCAATTTCCAGATCACCAACGCCATGATGGCCACCACCGTGTTCAACCGGGGCCCCACCGAGTACGGCGTGCTGGGCTCGCTCGTCGCCGTCGGGACCCTCGCGGCGGCGATCCTCGCGGCCGCCCGCGGCCGGTTCCGGATGCGCTACCTCATCGGCGGGGCCATCGGGTTCGGCGTCGCCGGGCTCGCCGCGAGCCTGATGCCGTCGTTCTGGTGGTACGCCGCGCTGCTGGTCCTGGTGGGGTTGACCGCGGTGACGTTCCTGAACAGTTGCAACACGTCGATCCAGCTCTCGGTGCAGCCGCGCTTCCGCGGCCGTGTCCTGGCGCTCTACATGGCGGTGGTCCAGGGCGGAACGCCGATCGGCGCCCCGCTCGTCGGCTGGATCGGCGACGTGCTCGGCCCCCGCTGGGCCGTGGGGCTGGGTGCGGGCATCGCGCTGGTCGCCGGGCTCTGGGCGCTCTACCTCGTGCTGCGGGGCCGGTTCGAGATCCGCGACGACAACCCGCCCACCGGTGCGCTGCCGGTGACGAAGACCGACTGA
- a CDS encoding NHL domain-containing thioredoxin family protein produces the protein MTEISTESVRANVKVRASELVGRNWLNTGGETVTLQDLRGKIVVLDFWTFCCINCLHVIDELRPLEEKYQDELVIVGVHSPKFEHEADPVALAAAVERYEIHHPVLDDPELATWEAYAARAWPTLAVIDPEGYLVANLSGEGHANGLDVLIGELIAEHEGKGTLHRGDGPYVAPPAREGDLRFPGKVVALDNGNFLVGDSGHHRLVELASDLSTVVRTIGEGTKGHADGGAATARFNEPQGLVVLPAAVAGEVGYDVVVADTVNHRLRGVNLETGAVITLAGNGVQRLLDSERSRESGGEEPRELGADPLNTSLSSPWDVVWSEKAGALIVAMAGTHQIFSFDPRTGALAVFAGTGLEGLQDGSAAEAWFAQSSGLATDAAGDLWIADSETSALRRIAFDDDGAAAAVETAIGAGLFDFGFRDGAADQARLQHPLGVAVLPDGSVAIADTYNGAVRRYDPAAKTVSTLARGLAEPSDVLLDASVAGDPVLLVVETNQHRLVRLPLPKEALTVDEGASQTQRPKTPVAPGEHGIVVRFSAPKGQKLDDRWGDPTQLKISSSPEELLLDGAGTSVGLTRTLTLDPEVGDGILHITARAAACDGEPGGEIPDHAACHLYQQDWGIPVAFAADGATELVLDLRGLD, from the coding sequence GTGACCGAGATCAGCACTGAATCCGTCCGCGCGAACGTCAAGGTTCGCGCCTCCGAACTGGTGGGCCGCAATTGGCTGAACACCGGAGGCGAGACGGTCACCTTGCAGGACCTGCGCGGCAAGATCGTCGTGCTCGACTTCTGGACGTTCTGCTGCATCAACTGCCTGCACGTCATCGACGAGCTGCGCCCGCTCGAGGAGAAGTACCAGGACGAGCTCGTGATCGTCGGCGTGCACTCGCCCAAGTTCGAGCACGAGGCCGACCCCGTCGCCCTCGCCGCCGCCGTCGAACGCTACGAGATCCACCACCCCGTCCTCGACGACCCCGAGCTGGCGACGTGGGAGGCCTACGCCGCCCGCGCGTGGCCGACGCTGGCCGTGATCGACCCCGAGGGCTACCTCGTGGCCAACCTCTCCGGCGAGGGCCACGCCAACGGGCTCGACGTTCTCATCGGCGAGCTCATCGCGGAGCACGAGGGCAAAGGCACACTGCACCGGGGGGACGGACCCTACGTGGCCCCACCCGCTCGGGAAGGCGATCTGCGCTTCCCGGGCAAGGTCGTCGCGCTGGACAATGGCAACTTCCTCGTCGGCGACTCCGGCCACCACCGCCTCGTCGAGCTCGCGTCCGACCTGAGTACCGTCGTGCGCACCATCGGCGAAGGGACCAAGGGCCACGCCGACGGCGGCGCCGCGACCGCGCGCTTCAACGAGCCCCAAGGCCTCGTCGTCCTGCCGGCGGCCGTGGCGGGCGAGGTGGGCTACGACGTCGTCGTCGCGGACACGGTCAACCACCGCCTGCGCGGGGTGAACCTGGAGACTGGGGCGGTGATCACGCTCGCCGGCAACGGCGTGCAGCGCTTGCTCGATTCCGAGCGCTCACGCGAGAGCGGGGGAGAGGAGCCGCGCGAGCTCGGGGCGGACCCGTTGAACACGTCGCTGTCCTCGCCGTGGGACGTCGTCTGGTCCGAGAAGGCCGGCGCCCTGATCGTTGCCATGGCCGGAACGCACCAGATCTTCTCCTTCGACCCCCGAACAGGCGCGCTGGCCGTGTTCGCCGGGACCGGCCTCGAAGGCTTGCAGGACGGCTCGGCGGCTGAGGCGTGGTTCGCCCAGTCCTCCGGCCTCGCGACGGACGCTGCCGGAGACCTCTGGATCGCGGACTCGGAGACGTCGGCGCTGCGCCGGATCGCCTTCGACGACGACGGGGCCGCCGCGGCCGTCGAGACCGCGATCGGCGCCGGCCTCTTCGATTTCGGGTTCCGCGACGGCGCCGCCGACCAGGCGCGCCTGCAGCACCCGCTCGGCGTGGCCGTGCTGCCCGACGGTTCCGTGGCGATCGCCGACACCTACAACGGCGCCGTGCGCCGCTACGATCCGGCCGCCAAAACCGTCTCGACGCTGGCCCGCGGCCTCGCCGAGCCGTCCGATGTGCTGCTCGACGCCTCCGTCGCCGGCGACCCCGTGCTGCTCGTCGTCGAGACGAACCAGCACCGACTGGTCCGGCTGCCGCTGCCGAAGGAGGCGCTCACCGTCGACGAGGGCGCCTCGCAGACTCAGCGGCCGAAGACGCCCGTCGCGCCGGGTGAGCACGGGATCGTCGTCCGCTTCTCCGCGCCGAAGGGGCAGAAGCTCGACGACCGGTGGGGCGACCCGACGCAGCTGAAGATCTCGTCGTCGCCCGAGGAGCTCCTGCTCGACGGCGCGGGCACGTCGGTGGGGCTGACCCGCACGCTCACTCTCGATCCGGAGGTCGGCGACGGCATCCTGCACATCACCGCCCGCGCGGCAGCCTGCGACGGCGAGCCCGGCGGGGAGATCCCCGACCACGCGGCCTGCCACCTCTACCAGCAGGACTGGGGCATTCCCGTCGCCTTCGCCGCCGACGGCGCGACGGAACTCGTCCTGGACCTGCGCGGACTGGACTGA